Proteins encoded by one window of Rutidosis leptorrhynchoides isolate AG116_Rl617_1_P2 chromosome 7, CSIRO_AGI_Rlap_v1, whole genome shotgun sequence:
- the LOC139859755 gene encoding uncharacterized protein, translating to MDFITKLPKTARTRYDTMWAIVDQLTKSSLFLPIRKAILSEALARLFIKEVLTRVGEVAYRLELLKELAGIHNTFHISYLCKCLADDSMWVPLNNITLNNKLEYVEEPITILDEKVKEIRNKRIHTYKVQWRNRKGSEYT from the exons atggattttatcactaaattaccAAAAACAGCGAGAACCCGATACGATACCATGTGGGCGATCGTTGATCAATTGACGAAAAGTTCCTTGTTTCTTCCTATACGCAAGGCGATTTTGTCAGAGGCTTTGGCAAGGTTGTTCATAAAGGAG gtGTTGacacgtgttggtgaagttgcctaTCGTTTAGAGTTACTCAAAGAGCTTGCAGGAATCCATAACACATTCCATATTTCCTATCTttgcaagtgtcttgcggatgactcaatGTGGGTTCCGTTGAATAATATTACTCTAAACAACAAACTAGAGTATGTGGAAGAGCCGATTactatccttgatgagaaggttaaagaGATTCGGAATAAAAGAATTCACACTTATAAGGTACAATGGCGTAACCGAAAGGGGTCCGAGTATACTTAG